One window of Pseudacidobacterium ailaaui genomic DNA carries:
- a CDS encoding S9 family peptidase, producing the protein MVDPADIANLKQVSSPQISPDGTLVAYVVQTPVAAGEHRNAHIWIASAKEIGTARPFVTSTAADTDPRWSPDGKFLAFLSDRANPLAMPQHDPFRFSMANVEGRTDLEIEPDKNADPGMQLWLISVDGGEAVPLTYINGGIKSFRWSRDGKSIAFVRTDQETAQERARRKQKNDEIIVNRNYKYDRLWIYNLAQRQAKLLTTTDINIDAFDWSPDGTRLVARVSPTPRIDDYWRVSKIEVLNASNGTIEKTLEEHAGYMEPRWSPDGQRVAYSRMREKRITDEHVIEDLNSGKKFVVEDAFPGTVEQMEWHPDGKSLLAQTTLQAHTAVISVEAASGKSQILKEVTPSAGEITVSDDGRTFAFLGQTPVQPEEVWIDAAGHVSVLTDTNPQVRNWKLGTEQEITWKSSIDGRTIHGVLDLPPGYEAGRRYKTIVHVHGGPEEAWTIGWHGNWYNYAAMLASHGYVVLLPDPRGSDGAGPTYTEANFQDWGGGDFQDIMDGVDTLIAKGIADPGHMAIGGWSFGGFMTAWTVTHTNRFQAAMVGAGVTDLFSMATTTDIAPSFSTGYFGELQANRKLYDEHSPVRYLDQCHTPVLVLHGEADQRVPISQGEEFYNGLRFLGRDAEMVRYPREPHIFHEREHQIDSLSRILEWYGSHL; encoded by the coding sequence ATGGTTGATCCTGCAGACATTGCCAATCTGAAGCAGGTTTCTTCTCCACAAATTTCCCCCGACGGAACCCTGGTGGCCTATGTTGTCCAGACTCCGGTAGCAGCTGGCGAGCACCGAAATGCGCACATCTGGATCGCATCCGCAAAAGAAATCGGCACCGCGCGTCCCTTTGTTACTAGCACTGCCGCGGACACAGACCCAAGGTGGTCTCCAGATGGCAAATTTTTGGCCTTTCTCTCCGACCGCGCCAATCCGCTCGCCATGCCACAGCACGATCCATTTCGCTTTTCGATGGCAAACGTAGAAGGCAGGACTGATCTGGAAATTGAACCTGACAAGAATGCTGATCCTGGGATGCAGTTGTGGCTGATCTCCGTGGATGGAGGAGAAGCCGTGCCGCTGACTTATATCAACGGTGGAATCAAGAGCTTCCGCTGGTCCCGGGATGGAAAGTCCATTGCTTTTGTCCGCACCGACCAGGAGACTGCCCAGGAGCGGGCACGTAGGAAACAAAAAAATGATGAGATCATTGTCAATCGCAATTACAAATATGACCGGCTCTGGATCTACAATCTGGCGCAACGCCAGGCAAAACTACTGACCACGACGGACATCAACATCGATGCTTTTGACTGGTCGCCGGACGGAACACGGCTGGTGGCCCGTGTTTCTCCCACGCCAAGGATTGATGATTATTGGCGCGTCTCGAAAATTGAGGTCCTCAATGCATCAAACGGGACCATAGAAAAAACGCTCGAAGAACATGCCGGATACATGGAACCGCGATGGTCACCCGACGGGCAGCGCGTCGCATACTCAAGAATGCGCGAAAAAAGGATTACCGATGAGCATGTAATCGAAGACCTGAACAGTGGAAAAAAGTTTGTTGTCGAAGATGCATTTCCCGGTACGGTGGAACAGATGGAATGGCACCCGGATGGAAAATCGCTGCTGGCGCAGACGACGCTGCAGGCCCATACTGCGGTCATTTCTGTAGAGGCTGCGTCCGGAAAATCCCAGATCCTCAAAGAGGTGACACCATCCGCTGGCGAGATCACCGTCAGCGACGATGGCAGAACATTTGCCTTCCTCGGTCAGACCCCGGTGCAGCCTGAAGAGGTATGGATCGATGCCGCTGGACATGTTTCGGTGCTTACCGATACAAACCCGCAGGTCAGAAACTGGAAGCTGGGCACAGAACAGGAGATCACCTGGAAGAGTTCGATCGATGGACGCACCATTCATGGAGTCCTAGACCTGCCTCCGGGTTACGAGGCAGGCAGACGGTATAAAACCATTGTTCATGTGCACGGCGGTCCGGAAGAAGCCTGGACCATCGGATGGCATGGGAACTGGTACAACTACGCGGCCATGCTTGCGTCGCATGGGTATGTCGTCCTGCTTCCAGACCCCCGCGGGTCCGATGGTGCCGGCCCCACATATACTGAGGCCAACTTTCAGGACTGGGGCGGTGGCGATTTTCAGGACATTATGGACGGAGTCGATACTCTCATTGCAAAGGGCATTGCTGACCCTGGTCACATGGCCATCGGCGGCTGGAGTTTTGGGGGATTCATGACCGCCTGGACGGTAACGCACACCAACCGGTTTCAAGCTGCAATGGTAGGCGCCGGTGTAACGGACCTTTTCAGCATGGCAACAACCACGGACATTGCGCCCAGCTTTTCTACCGGCTACTTTGGCGAATTGCAGGCCAATCGCAAGCTCTATGATGAGCACTCGCCGGTGCGTTATCTGGACCAGTGCCACACCCCGGTCCTGGTGCTCCATGGGGAAGCAGACCAGCGCGTGCCCATCTCGCAGGGAGAGGAATTCTACAATGGCCTGCGTTTTCTTGGCCGCGACGCAGAAATGGTGCGCTATCCGCGTGAGCCGCACATCTTTCATGAACGCGAGCACCAGATTGACTCGCTGTCGCGCATCCTGGAATGGTATGGCTCTCACTTGTGA